One part of the Sphingopyxis sp. TUF1 genome encodes these proteins:
- the sdhC gene encoding succinate dehydrogenase, cytochrome b556 subunit, with product MAGNEPSARPRSPHLQVYKWTPAMAVSIFHRVSGDGLAIVGACMFLWWLGALAAGPEAYAVFIACVWHDPDAGTVHQITNILGKIVLIGLTWAFFQHLFSGLRHFVLDAGAGYELKTNRLWSTLVFVGALFATAATWLYILQGTFNG from the coding sequence TCCCCCCACCTGCAGGTGTATAAATGGACGCCTGCCATGGCGGTTTCCATCTTTCACCGCGTCAGCGGCGACGGGCTCGCGATCGTCGGCGCGTGCATGTTCCTCTGGTGGCTCGGCGCGCTGGCCGCGGGCCCCGAAGCCTATGCCGTCTTCATCGCCTGCGTCTGGCACGATCCCGACGCCGGAACGGTGCATCAGATCACCAATATCTTGGGCAAGATCGTGCTGATCGGCCTGACCTGGGCCTTTTTCCAGCATCTCTTTTCGGGCCTGCGCCATTTTGTGCTCGATGCGGGCGCGGGTTATGAACTGAAAACAAACAGGCTCTGGTCGACGCTCGTTTTCGTCGGCGCGCTCTTTGCGACCGCCGCGACCTGGCTCTACATTCTGCAGGGGACGTTCAATGGGTAA
- the sdhD gene encoding succinate dehydrogenase, hydrophobic membrane anchor protein, protein MGNGTRLGRVRGLGSSHHGSGHWLQQRLTALGNILLVGFLFVSLLRLPLADHGAVLRWASNPTVALALILMLVSVFWHLRLGLQVMIEDYVHGEATRLFALVVLNFYAIGGAAYGIFAIVRIVLAPAAPGPGGM, encoded by the coding sequence ATGGGTAATGGAACGCGCCTCGGCCGCGTGCGCGGGCTCGGCTCGTCGCATCATGGCAGCGGCCACTGGCTGCAACAGCGGCTGACCGCGCTCGGCAACATTCTGCTTGTCGGCTTCCTCTTCGTCTCGCTCCTGCGCCTGCCGCTCGCCGATCATGGCGCGGTGCTGCGCTGGGCGTCGAACCCGACGGTCGCGCTCGCGCTGATCCTGATGCTGGTCAGCGTCTTCTGGCATCTGCGGCTGGGCCTGCAGGTGATGATCGAGGATTATGTCCATGGCGAAGCGACGCGGCTCTTCGCGCTCGTCGTTCTGAATTTCTACGCGATCGGCGGCGCCGCTTACGGCATTTTCGCGATCGTGCGCATCGTGCTGGCGCCCGCGGCGCCCGGCCCCGGGGGCATGTAA